Within the Miscanthus floridulus cultivar M001 chromosome 17, ASM1932011v1, whole genome shotgun sequence genome, the region TTCTATCCAACGACGTCACAAGAACCACAGCTAgatcatgcatgttgcaagctaaGATCCGCCAGGATATTCCCGGCGATTCATTGGCCCCGGCATACACAGACTAATATTTCACCTCATTGTATACTGCTACACGTATGGGTTCGTATATTGTATACAAATACAAGTGAGTAGTCCACTTGCTGCCCTCGAATAAAACTACGTCTGAACTTTTCATGTATGTCATGTATGCAAGTACAAGTAGTGCCATGTATGTATTATACAAAAATACTCCGGCCTGGGGATTGACCTGAGGTTGCCTTCATCCAATCACCAGCTGCACGAAGAAAATGGCTTAGCTCGATCTTGTACTGCAGTCTGCAGGTGCTGGTGCTCCTGTTAATGGTCATGAACTTTCTAGGTTACCAAAGTCAGCGCAGGTGAAGATGATGTCTTGAAGATGTGGGCATGGCGTAGCAACAGCTAGGGTGACCTCGATCAAAGAAACGCACCAATTTGTAATGCAACTTGTTTAACAGAGCAACTTGTTCCATCCCTCGCTGTGTCTGCACTTGCAGTTGGTTTCAAGTGGAGTTTCAGTGATGCTTGAGCCAAGTGAACGATTGGCTCCTGCCTCCTCCTCTCCTATTCTTTTAGGAGCAACAAGATCATATCAAATCAAATATTCATCTGGCTATATGTGGTTGCGGAGGCTAAAACGGTTCCATTTTCTAAAAagatctttattaattaaatatTACTCAACTGAAAAATATTACTCAACTGATTTGTTGAAAAATATCGAAAGAAGAAACAAGAAAAACCCTGCCTGTCCATCTCTTCGGTAGACAGACATTGAGGACAACTATAACCCCTTCATAGGATTGTAGCTGAGCGGCAGCAAGTAGAAGCAAACTAGCAGGGGGCAGGGCAAATGATTGAAATTGGTATGACCAAGTTTGGATTTATAAAGGAACAATAAATGGGATATAACAAAAGCTAACATAGCTCAAGCTAAGGTTTTAAATAAACACAAATTGAGCACACAAGGTGATATGATGCAAAGGGAAAAGATATTCATATAGAATGGAAAAGCATGTAAATTAGCTAGAAATCAAATTTCTTTTTTTAACAAACCAGCAGGAGAGTTGCCTATTATATTAAAAAGGAGGAGAGCCCTGAAAGGGACTATATAGAGATAATGCCGCAACAGTAACAACAAAGTCCTCAGTCCTCACAGGCCAAAACATTTAAAAATGTTGCACATGAAAAAAATTGTACGAGtgcaaaaaaaactaaaaaaatgttGGAGTAATCAAATATCACAACTGGATAAATAGCAGAACCGTGTATTAAGTTAGGGAATTGATGAGTGAGAGAATCCAAGGATTTTTTTTACTAAATGTGGGCCCTAAGTTTATCCATAAAAGTTTTAACCATGACTCTTTTAAAAATATAAGCAATTTGGACAACCATAACTAATATATACCGATATAAATTGGGCATACTAAAATAAGACGTCAAGAATTCCACTTTTTTCTTCTAATGGTAAGGATTCATATAAAATTCAAACTTTTCGTCACGAAAAACATTGTACAAATTTCTAAAAAAAGCTGCAAATGATATTTGAGTGTTTCTCCCTTCCCTAATACCCAAGCTTTCCTCTTCATCATCACTGAACCTTTGCCAAAATCCACCCCTAGTGTATTGTACCTTACTAGGGTTGGGTTTCTTCATAGGGTTAGGATTTAACTACTAAAAATAGATTTCCCTGGTGCAAATGGGAATTTGGGGTTAAAATTTGCCGCAATGCCTTTGAGGGATTTGAGATAGAAATTTAAAGGATTTGGAGTTTTTTTTTGTGAGAAAAAAGGACTTGGAGAtttagggcctatttggatcCATTAGCACTTAGCAGATAAAATTAGTACTGGAGGATCAAAACAGACCTACTAATTATATTATCTAAGGGGCTACTAACTATTAGTTCCATTAGATGGTTTGGAGTTGCTGATATATGCTAATAGTTCATATGCCTATTTGAAGGTGAATCTAAACGATTTCCTACTAAAAATTAACTAGCTAAAAAATAGTAACTATTAAGCTAACTAATTTTTAGTGTTAATGGGTCAAACATGCTCTTAAAGGGAGAGCTGAATGTGTATCCATTTGGGGTGCAATTGAAACACGGCATGTCAGTGTCACATGTAAATAGGACAGAGTAGCCATGGATGAAGGATGTGAGAAGAGGACGTCACGACACGTTGAGCCAGAGCGCCGGCCCAATCTATCGATCCTATAGAtaaatagaatcaaagctccaAGCTTGCAAATGCCATTTTTCTTTACTCCTGAGAATCAAAGTCAACCTGGATTACGAGGATAAAGAAGAGCTGATCGCAGATACAATAAAAACAAATGCAAGAGATAGATCCTGGTCAACTCTATAAACAAATCTTATTTGCTCCTCTTCAGCAATGTCAACGCCGGCCTAGCTTGCCTTCCTTCTTTGCTTGTTGCCGCCCATTTTTTCCCCGACCGGCGCCACATTCCCCGATGCCAATCCAGATCCGGCGATGGGCAACCGCGTGGCGAGGCTGGCCACGCCCTGCTTCGCGCCGGCCGACGGTCACGACGCGGACGACGCGCACCACTACACGGATGCGGCGGGGACAGGGGCGGCGGATGATGGCACCGGCGTCTGCCACATTCTCAGCTTAGACGGTCGCGAGGGGCGCATCCACGGCGTGCTGCTGCCGTCGAACCAGTCCACGGTGGGCGGCTCCTTGTTCTTAAGCGACCGGACGTCCTTCTCCGGCTCGTCGTCGTTCGACAGCTCCAACTCCTTCTCGTTCCGGACGCTCCAGCCGCGGCAGTACTCGGGCCCGCTGGACAGctacggcggcagcagcagcatcgCGTCGACGTCGACGTCTGCGACGAACTCGGGCGTGTCGTCGGTGTCGCGGCTACCCTCGCGCACCGACGAGCAGATCCTCGCGGACCTCTACGCCACGCGGCACCGGCGGCGGCAGGCGTCTTGCAAGTCCAGCCCGCTCCTCGGCGGCCTCCGCAGGGCCGTCGCATCGGTGCTGCGCGCGGGGCCGTGCGTGTCCCCCGGCGGCGGGAAGGACCACGCCGTGGCAGTCGGCAACGGTGTGCCGGAcgtcgacggcggcgcggcgagggtGCAGTGGGCTCGCGGGAAGGCCGGGGAGGACAGGGTGCACGTGGTGGTGTCGGAGGAGCACCGCTGGATGTTCGTCGGCATCTACGACGGCTTCAACGGGCCCGACGCCACCGACTACCTCGTCGCGCATCTGTACGCGGCCGTGTGCCGCGAGCTCGACGGCGTGCTGCTGCgtgcggaggaggaggacgaggaggaggaggaggaggcgcggtGCAACGGACGCGCTGGCGCGC harbors:
- the LOC136518966 gene encoding putative protein phosphatase 2C 46; translated protein: MGNRVARLATPCFAPADGHDADDAHHYTDAAGTGAADDGTGVCHILSLDGREGRIHGVLLPSNQSTVGGSLFLSDRTSFSGSSSFDSSNSFSFRTLQPRQYSGPLDSYGGSSSIASTSTSATNSGVSSVSRLPSRTDEQILADLYATRHRRRQASCKSSPLLGGLRRAVASVLRAGPCVSPGGGKDHAVAVGNGVPDVDGGAARVQWARGKAGEDRVHVVVSEEHRWMFVGIYDGFNGPDATDYLVAHLYAAVCRELDGVLLRAEEEDEEEEEEARCNGRAGARARNHDVLDALARALRSTEAGYFEEAEARAAECPELAMMGSCVLVALVKGADVYVMNVGDSRAVLAQRAEPDLSRALVGDLAGVKEEIKRQFDACEMGDLVALQLTMDHITSVYKEARRIRSEHPDDPACIVNGRVKGSLKVTRAFGAGYLKEPRWNKALLEVFRVKYVGTSPYISCRPYLRHHRVGPRDKFMILASDGLYDYLSNEEVVAQVEAFTASYPDEDPAKYLSHEILLRAANQAGMGFHELLEVQQGDRRRYHDDVSIIIISLEGKIWSSS